One genomic region from Microcella humidisoli encodes:
- a CDS encoding 5-oxoprolinase subunit PxpA, with protein MVTVDLNSDLGESFGAWTMGDDAAMFPLVTSANLACGFHAGDPATMLASCRAAARHGVAITAHPAYRDLAGFGRRDMEVPAEHLHADVLYQVSALAGIAAHAGAAVRSLKPHGALYNRIAVDLEVAEVVADVARGLGLPVLGLPGSAIETACRAVDVRFVPEAFVDRGYLADGTLAPRGLSGALLTDPEQVAERAVRMVVEGVVVAIDGTELTVHPESLCVHGDTPGAVAIARAVRAALDAAGVEVAAVV; from the coding sequence ATGGTGACCGTCGACCTCAACAGCGACCTGGGCGAATCGTTCGGCGCGTGGACGATGGGCGACGACGCGGCGATGTTCCCGCTCGTCACGAGCGCGAACCTTGCCTGCGGCTTTCACGCAGGAGACCCCGCGACCATGCTCGCGTCGTGCCGCGCCGCGGCGAGGCACGGCGTCGCGATCACGGCGCATCCGGCATACCGCGACCTCGCCGGATTCGGCCGGCGCGACATGGAGGTGCCGGCGGAGCACCTGCACGCCGACGTGCTGTACCAGGTCTCGGCGCTCGCAGGCATCGCCGCGCATGCGGGTGCGGCCGTGCGCTCGCTCAAGCCGCACGGGGCCCTCTACAACCGCATCGCCGTCGACCTCGAAGTGGCCGAGGTGGTCGCCGATGTCGCACGCGGTCTCGGTCTTCCCGTGCTGGGCCTGCCCGGCTCGGCGATCGAGACGGCCTGCCGCGCCGTCGACGTGCGCTTCGTGCCCGAAGCCTTCGTCGATCGCGGATACCTGGCCGACGGCACGCTCGCGCCCCGGGGGCTCTCCGGCGCCCTGCTGACCGACCCCGAGCAGGTTGCCGAGCGGGCCGTGCGGATGGTCGTCGAGGGAGTCGTCGTGGCGATCGACGGCACCGAGCTGACCGTGCACCCCGAATCGCTGTGCGTGCACGGCGACACCCCGGGTGCCGTCGCGATCGCCCGCGCCGTGCGCGCCGCGCTCGACGCCGCCGGTGTCGAGGTCGCGGCCGTCGTATGA
- a CDS encoding sensor histidine kinase codes for MPLGLPPHLAARTTSTAIARAGHAAAAVCLTAVGLVVVSIQAYLPQVILWPALVVLIPMIVLLVLLERSPSSFIAVCYLVIGGLCVTWYSLIASTQLDTPVANDDFTIVLLKLALILVIGVGPSLGVSMVWTTVAYVVGELASVAALVMLGAPWRFDTISFAAWFIVIGLLAVLRIDRLTGRDSQSEIYRAARDEMLADVRRVFEQRATALLHDTVLNQLAVITATTGDLSPAVRAAIRADLESIVGQEWFDVASVDDARDAGHESSSPASGRAERLRAIIDDAAGTEVRVEISGDAAVLEGLDPEGFDEFSRAIGQCIANVRRHAGTPTADVVLGGAADEVSAMVIDGGRGFALDARTDGRLGVGTSIVGRLETIGGSATVWSQPGKGTSVLLRVPAARADGARRVRA; via the coding sequence GTGCCCTTGGGCCTGCCCCCGCACCTCGCGGCACGCACGACGAGCACGGCCATCGCTCGAGCGGGCCACGCCGCGGCCGCCGTCTGCCTCACGGCCGTCGGGCTCGTCGTCGTGTCGATCCAGGCCTACCTGCCGCAGGTCATCCTCTGGCCGGCGCTCGTCGTGCTCATCCCCATGATCGTGCTGCTCGTGCTGCTCGAACGCAGCCCGTCGTCGTTCATCGCGGTGTGCTACCTCGTGATCGGCGGGCTCTGCGTCACCTGGTACTCGCTCATCGCCTCGACGCAGCTCGACACGCCCGTGGCGAACGACGACTTCACGATCGTGCTGCTCAAGCTCGCCCTCATCCTCGTGATCGGCGTCGGGCCGAGTCTCGGCGTCTCGATGGTCTGGACGACGGTCGCCTACGTCGTCGGGGAGCTCGCCTCGGTCGCGGCCTTGGTCATGCTGGGCGCACCGTGGCGGTTCGACACCATCTCGTTCGCCGCCTGGTTCATCGTCATCGGCCTGCTCGCGGTGCTGCGCATCGACCGTCTCACCGGCCGCGACTCGCAGTCTGAGATCTACCGCGCGGCGCGCGACGAGATGCTGGCGGATGTTCGCCGCGTGTTCGAACAGCGGGCCACGGCCCTCCTGCACGACACCGTGCTCAATCAGCTCGCGGTCATCACGGCGACGACGGGCGATCTCTCGCCGGCCGTGCGCGCCGCCATCCGCGCCGACCTCGAGTCGATCGTCGGCCAGGAGTGGTTCGACGTGGCGTCGGTCGATGACGCCCGCGACGCGGGCCACGAGTCCTCCAGCCCGGCGAGCGGTCGCGCCGAGCGGCTTCGGGCGATCATCGACGACGCCGCGGGCACCGAGGTGCGGGTCGAGATCTCGGGTGATGCGGCCGTGCTCGAGGGCCTCGACCCCGAGGGCTTCGACGAGTTCAGCCGCGCCATCGGTCAATGCATCGCCAACGTGCGCCGGCACGCCGGCACGCCGACGGCCGACGTCGTGCTGGGGGGCGCAGCCGACGAGGTCTCGGCGATGGTGATCGACGGAGGCCGGGGGTTCGCGCTCGACGCCCGCACCGATGGCCGCCTCGGAGTCGGTACGAGCATCGTCGGGCGGCTCGAGACGATCGGCGGCTCGGCGACCGTCTGGTCGCAGCCCGGCAAGGGCACCTCGGTGCTGCTGCGCGTTCCCGCGGCGCGCGCCGACGGCGCTCGGCGGGTGCGCGCATGA
- a CDS encoding response regulator transcription factor, whose protein sequence is MDTDARSGSRVRLAILDDHELLLDSLSSWIATRAPDFDLVLTAPTWFELVQSDQFPTDLVLLDFQLQEPVSIEARVRTCRAAGAKVIVLTSLDTVEARDRAFDAGASAFLSKAMPLGEVMETARRVMGMESTGEPVRDWRPLPKGAQHPARPKLSTSEREALALYASGYSMAEVASQMNVQYETAKTYLRRVREKYSRAGRPASTKADLIRRAAEDGHLQ, encoded by the coding sequence ATGGATACTGACGCGCGCTCCGGATCCCGGGTGCGGCTGGCGATCCTGGACGACCACGAGCTGCTGCTCGACAGCCTCTCGTCGTGGATCGCGACGCGCGCGCCCGACTTCGACCTCGTGCTCACCGCCCCCACGTGGTTCGAGCTCGTGCAGAGCGATCAGTTCCCCACCGACCTCGTGCTGCTCGACTTCCAGCTGCAGGAGCCCGTCTCGATCGAGGCCCGCGTGCGCACCTGCCGCGCCGCCGGTGCGAAGGTCATCGTGCTCACGAGCCTCGACACGGTCGAGGCGCGCGACCGCGCCTTCGACGCGGGGGCGTCGGCCTTCCTCTCCAAGGCCATGCCGCTCGGCGAGGTCATGGAGACCGCTCGGCGCGTCATGGGCATGGAATCGACGGGTGAGCCCGTGCGCGACTGGCGGCCCCTGCCCAAGGGGGCGCAGCATCCCGCCCGCCCGAAGCTCTCGACGAGCGAGCGCGAGGCTCTCGCGCTGTACGCGAGCGGATACAGCATGGCCGAAGTGGCCAGCCAGATGAACGTGCAGTACGAGACCGCGAAGACCTACCTGCGGCGCGTGCGCGAGAAGTACTCCCGGGCAGGGCGCCCGGCGAGCACCAAGGCCGACCTCATCCGACGAGCGGCAGAAGACGGACACCTGCAGTAA
- a CDS encoding thymidine kinase encodes MAKLYFRYGAMNSGKSTSLLQAAYNYEERDQTVVLAKPRIDTKGDQTIVSRLGVTRPVDFTIDAADDVYARFQAQRAAILRSTGTDVACLLVDEAQFLTMQQVDDLLRIAVREDVPVIAYGIRTDFQTVAFPGSRRLLEIAHSLEELKTICRCGRKAVFNGRSIDGVFVFDGDQVAIDGVDVTYESLCAACYLDESGDNLASGWRAPVPLDAVDPLVSGSLGPDPDFS; translated from the coding sequence ATGGCCAAGCTCTACTTCCGATACGGCGCCATGAATAGCGGCAAGAGCACCTCGCTGCTGCAGGCCGCGTACAACTACGAGGAGCGCGACCAGACGGTCGTGCTCGCGAAGCCGCGCATCGACACGAAGGGCGATCAGACGATCGTCTCGCGGCTCGGCGTGACGCGCCCGGTCGACTTCACGATCGACGCCGCCGACGACGTCTACGCGCGCTTCCAGGCCCAGCGCGCGGCGATCCTGCGCTCGACGGGCACCGACGTGGCGTGCCTGCTCGTCGATGAGGCGCAGTTCCTCACGATGCAGCAGGTCGACGATCTGCTGCGCATCGCGGTGCGCGAGGACGTTCCCGTCATCGCCTACGGCATCCGCACCGACTTCCAGACCGTGGCTTTCCCCGGCAGCCGTCGTCTGCTCGAGATCGCGCACTCGCTCGAAGAGCTCAAGACCATCTGCCGGTGCGGCCGCAAGGCCGTCTTCAACGGCCGGTCGATCGACGGCGTCTTCGTGTTCGACGGCGATCAGGTGGCCATCGATGGGGTCGATGTGACGTACGAGTCGCTGTGCGCCGCCTGCTATCTCGACGAATCCGGCGACAACCTCGCGTCGGGATGGCGTGCTCCCGTTCCCCTCGACGCGGTCGACCCGCTCGTGTCGGGATCGCTCGGCCCCGACCCCGACTTCAGCTAG
- a CDS encoding metallophosphoesterase translates to MTSGARAAAAVTLGVAAAAAVYAIAIERRAFRVRHEVVPVLAPGADPIRVLHLSDLHLAPWQSDKIAWVRSLAALKPDLIVDTGDNLGHVDALPALAEALMAFDGVPGVFVHGSNDYFAPTPKNPLRYLLGPSKGQTETAVPLDIDALEALLGDRLGWSSLNNAVAQLTINGSILEFMGTNDAHRGWDRLDRLPGLVDALRELDEDDTDDPAVMIGVTHAPYRRVLDAFTTQRADVIFAGHTHGGQVCVPGVGALITNCDLPRDRARGLSMWHHAHEASFLNVSAGIGTSIYAPVRFACPPEAVLVTLVGDDIGYS, encoded by the coding sequence GTGACCTCAGGCGCTCGTGCCGCGGCCGCCGTCACCCTCGGGGTGGCGGCGGCCGCGGCCGTCTACGCCATCGCGATCGAGCGGCGCGCGTTTCGCGTGCGCCACGAGGTCGTGCCCGTGCTCGCGCCCGGCGCCGACCCGATCCGCGTGCTGCACCTGAGCGACCTGCACCTGGCGCCCTGGCAGTCCGACAAGATCGCCTGGGTGCGCTCGCTCGCGGCCCTCAAGCCCGACCTCATCGTCGACACGGGCGACAATCTGGGGCACGTGGATGCCCTGCCGGCGCTCGCGGAGGCGCTCATGGCCTTCGACGGCGTGCCCGGAGTGTTCGTGCACGGGTCGAACGACTACTTCGCGCCGACCCCGAAGAACCCGCTGCGCTACCTGCTCGGCCCCTCGAAGGGCCAGACCGAGACCGCGGTGCCGCTCGACATCGACGCGCTCGAGGCGCTGCTGGGCGACCGCCTCGGCTGGTCGTCGCTCAACAACGCGGTGGCGCAGCTCACCATCAACGGCTCGATCCTCGAGTTCATGGGCACCAATGACGCTCACCGCGGCTGGGACCGCCTCGATCGCCTGCCCGGTCTCGTGGATGCCCTGCGCGAGCTCGACGAGGACGACACCGACGACCCCGCCGTCATGATCGGGGTGACGCACGCGCCGTACCGGCGTGTGCTCGACGCCTTCACCACGCAACGGGCCGACGTGATCTTCGCCGGCCACACGCACGGCGGCCAGGTCTGCGTGCCCGGCGTCGGCGCCCTCATCACCAATTGCGACCTGCCGCGCGATCGCGCGCGCGGCCTCTCGATGTGGCACCACGCCCACGAGGCCTCGTTCCTCAACGTCTCGGCGGGCATCGGCACGTCGATCTACGCGCCCGTGCGGTTCGCGTGCCCGCCCGAGGCGGTGCTCGTGACACTCGTGGGCGACGACATCGGCTATTCTTGA
- a CDS encoding transglycosylase domain-containing protein, whose translation MSAQNQKASGVIGAIGGMLGLSALAGVLVTVMVTPALAVSSMAASNTIGIFEGLPEYIKINEQTQRNVLYAQETDDPADGYRQIAIVFAEDREEVAWDEVSQFVKDATVAGEDRRFYDHGGVDLQGIVRAAIGNVTSGGVQSGASTLTMQLVKNIFVNESLKAETEEDRDRLYAEAQEQSLERKLKEAKLAIGLEKEYTKDEILLAYLNLANFGGNTYGIQAAAQQYFGVDAIDLTIAQAASLIAIVQYPNERSLETPDNYASNQERRDYIIRTMASEGYITEAERDEALAIAVDEEFVNLSERQSGCIAANRNAQQFCDYVVKNIKNLESLGATEEERLDNWRLGGYEIYTTLNFKLQAAAQKKVRENVPTRSTILNIGSVATSVEVGTGRILTMAQNRPFNDSQTPKQGQTAVNYATDRDYGGSSGFQVGSTYKIFALVEWLKQGRGLNEVVDASRFELNQAAFLDTCDDGGGPWGGPWKFKNSGGAGGAAMSVFNATVNSVNSAYASIAEQLDQCQIRAAAESLGVHRADGDPLETNPSAVLGTNNIAPLTMAAAFAGIANGGVFCEPIAVDRIVDRDGVELDGQTQDCRRAMTAEVAAATAAPMATVITGGTATASNIGDGVPIIGKTGSTDSFNQTWMVGSTRKVATAVWVGNVKGQVSMLNYPGGSGIRHIIFRGIMAEANRQYGGGGFPAPPANLLAGSGVKLPGDVIGMTQEQAKSLLEGLGLRFEVAGQVDSALEAGRVATMSFSPGTLLARGTIVKVSISRGNLVELPNVVGQLYDDAVAALNSAGFTNVSEACVVIPVDGDPGQDGIVTAQNPAGGAKIKYERTIQLTVSRVVCS comes from the coding sequence ATGTCTGCCCAGAATCAGAAGGCTTCCGGAGTCATCGGCGCCATCGGCGGGATGCTCGGGCTCAGCGCGCTCGCCGGCGTTCTCGTGACCGTCATGGTCACGCCGGCCCTCGCTGTCTCGAGCATGGCCGCCAGCAACACCATCGGCATTTTCGAGGGTCTGCCCGAATACATCAAGATCAACGAGCAGACGCAGCGCAACGTTCTCTACGCGCAAGAGACCGACGACCCCGCTGACGGCTACCGCCAGATCGCGATCGTCTTCGCGGAAGACCGCGAAGAGGTCGCCTGGGACGAGGTCTCGCAGTTCGTGAAAGACGCCACGGTCGCCGGCGAGGACCGCCGCTTCTACGACCACGGCGGCGTCGACCTGCAGGGCATCGTGCGCGCCGCGATCGGCAACGTCACCTCGGGTGGCGTGCAGTCGGGCGCATCGACGCTCACCATGCAGCTCGTCAAGAACATCTTCGTCAACGAGTCGCTCAAGGCCGAGACCGAGGAAGACCGTGACCGGCTCTACGCCGAGGCGCAGGAGCAGTCGCTCGAGCGCAAGCTCAAAGAGGCCAAGCTCGCGATCGGGCTCGAGAAGGAGTACACGAAAGACGAGATCCTGCTCGCCTACCTGAACCTCGCCAACTTCGGCGGCAACACGTACGGCATCCAGGCCGCCGCGCAGCAGTACTTCGGCGTCGACGCGATCGACCTCACGATCGCCCAGGCCGCGAGCCTCATCGCGATCGTGCAGTACCCGAACGAGCGCTCGCTCGAGACGCCCGACAACTACGCCAGCAACCAGGAGCGTCGGGACTACATCATCCGCACGATGGCCTCGGAGGGGTACATCACCGAGGCCGAGCGCGACGAGGCCCTGGCGATCGCGGTCGACGAGGAGTTCGTGAACCTGTCGGAGCGCCAGAGCGGCTGCATCGCGGCCAACCGCAACGCTCAGCAGTTCTGCGACTACGTCGTGAAGAACATCAAGAACCTCGAGTCGCTCGGCGCGACCGAAGAAGAGCGCCTCGACAACTGGCGTCTCGGCGGCTATGAGATCTACACGACCCTGAACTTCAAGCTGCAGGCCGCAGCGCAGAAGAAGGTGCGTGAGAACGTGCCGACCCGCAGCACGATCCTCAACATCGGCAGCGTGGCGACCTCGGTCGAGGTGGGAACGGGCCGCATCCTCACGATGGCGCAGAACCGCCCCTTCAACGACTCGCAGACCCCCAAGCAGGGCCAGACCGCCGTCAACTACGCGACCGACCGCGACTACGGCGGGTCGAGCGGCTTCCAGGTGGGCTCGACCTACAAGATCTTCGCCCTCGTCGAGTGGCTCAAGCAGGGCCGCGGACTCAATGAGGTCGTCGACGCCTCGCGCTTCGAGCTCAACCAGGCCGCGTTCCTCGACACGTGCGACGACGGAGGCGGCCCCTGGGGTGGCCCCTGGAAGTTCAAGAACTCGGGTGGCGCCGGTGGCGCCGCGATGAGCGTCTTCAACGCGACGGTCAACTCGGTCAACTCGGCCTACGCCTCGATCGCCGAGCAGCTCGACCAGTGCCAGATCCGTGCGGCCGCCGAGTCGCTCGGGGTGCACCGCGCCGACGGCGACCCGCTCGAGACCAACCCCTCGGCCGTTCTGGGCACGAACAACATCGCCCCGTTGACGATGGCCGCGGCCTTCGCCGGCATCGCGAACGGCGGCGTGTTCTGCGAGCCCATCGCGGTCGACCGCATCGTCGACCGCGACGGCGTCGAGCTCGATGGGCAGACGCAGGACTGCCGCCGTGCGATGACGGCAGAGGTCGCCGCGGCGACCGCCGCCCCCATGGCCACCGTCATCACGGGCGGCACGGCGACCGCCTCGAACATCGGCGACGGCGTGCCGATCATCGGCAAGACCGGCTCCACCGACAGCTTCAACCAGACGTGGATGGTCGGCTCGACCCGCAAGGTCGCGACGGCCGTCTGGGTGGGCAACGTCAAGGGCCAGGTCTCGATGCTGAACTACCCGGGAGGGTCGGGAATCCGCCACATCATCTTCCGCGGCATCATGGCCGAGGCCAACCGCCAGTACGGCGGCGGCGGGTTCCCGGCGCCGCCGGCGAACCTGCTGGCCGGCTCGGGCGTGAAGCTGCCGGGCGACGTCATCGGCATGACGCAGGAGCAGGCCAAGTCACTGCTCGAGGGTCTCGGGCTGCGCTTCGAGGTCGCGGGCCAGGTCGACTCGGCGCTCGAGGCCGGGCGCGTCGCGACCATGTCGTTCTCGCCGGGCACCCTGCTCGCGCGCGGCACGATCGTCAAGGTGTCGATCAGCCGCGGCAACCTCGTCGAGCTGCCCAACGTCGTCGGCCAGCTGTACGACGATGCCGTGGCAGCGCTCAACTCGGCCGGCTTCACGAACGTCAGCGAGGCCTGTGTCGTGATCCCTGTGGACGGAGACCCGGGTCAAGACGGCATCGTGACGGCCCAGAACCCCGCTGGCGGGGCGAAGATCAAGTACGAGCGAACGATCCAGCTGACCGTCTCGAGAGTCGTCTGTTCGTGA
- a CDS encoding DUF4177 domain-containing protein — translation MTQWEYLTTPLMIHTTQAILNNWGSEGWELVQVVTGPEGGLVAYFKRPIAGVTA, via the coding sequence ATGACCCAATGGGAGTACCTGACGACTCCGCTCATGATCCACACGACCCAGGCGATCCTCAACAACTGGGGCTCGGAAGGCTGGGAGCTCGTGCAGGTCGTGACGGGCCCCGAAGGCGGGCTCGTGGCCTACTTCAAGCGCCCGATCGCGGGGGTGACGGCATGA
- a CDS encoding RidA family protein — MSAIDARLAELGISIPAVTKPVAAYVPAVTSGNLVFTAGQLPFVDGALPATGKVGAAVTPEEAAGYARTAVLNALAAAQSVIGSLDRVTRVVKVVVFVASTADFAGQPAVANGASTVLGEIFGEAGAHARSAVGVAVLPLDAPVEVELILEFA, encoded by the coding sequence ATGAGCGCCATCGACGCGCGCCTCGCCGAGCTCGGCATCAGCATCCCGGCCGTGACGAAGCCCGTGGCCGCCTACGTGCCCGCCGTGACCAGCGGAAACCTGGTGTTCACGGCCGGCCAGCTGCCCTTCGTCGACGGCGCGCTGCCCGCCACCGGCAAGGTCGGGGCCGCCGTGACGCCCGAAGAGGCCGCCGGCTACGCGCGCACCGCGGTGCTCAACGCGCTCGCCGCCGCGCAGAGCGTCATCGGCTCGCTCGACCGCGTCACGCGCGTCGTCAAGGTCGTCGTGTTCGTAGCCTCGACGGCCGACTTCGCGGGTCAGCCCGCGGTCGCCAACGGCGCGTCGACCGTGCTCGGCGAGATCTTCGGCGAGGCGGGCGCGCACGCGCGCAGCGCCGTCGGCGTCGCGGTGCTGCCGCTGGATGCCCCCGTCGAGGTCGAGCTCATCCTCGAGTTCGCCTAG
- the acs gene encoding acetate--CoA ligase, translating to MSETSIDSLLHEDRRFPPSPEFAAAAVAKPELYDEARADRLEFWADRARELHWHRPFTETLDWSNPPFARWFADGELNVAYNCLDRHVLAGNGDRVAIHWEGEPGDTRTLTYAELTREVKRAANMLAALGVSRGDRVVIYLPVIPEAVIAMLAVARLGAIHSVIFGGFSAESIRARVEDADASLVITADGGWRKGRVFPLKQAVDSALAAAESSVERVLVVRRGDNEVEWTEGRDLWWHEQLEGVSDAHEAEGFEAENPLFILYTSGTTGKPKGILHTSGGYLTQAAFTHKNVFDLKPETDVYWCTADVGWITGHSYVVYGPLANGATQVLYEGTPDTPHPGRWWELIEKYQVSIFYTAPTAIRSFMKLGREIPQSFNLSSLRVLGSVGEPINPEAWVWYREIIGGGLTPIVDTWWQTETGAIMISALPGITVAKPGSAQVPIPGISVDVLDEASVHVGKEAGGLLVITEPWPSMLRGIWGDPDRFRDTYWSKFADAPNGPLYFAGDGAHLDADGDVQLLGRVDDVMNVSGHRLSTMEIESALVSHPIVAEAAVVGASDDTTGQAVVAFVILRAKKAASVTATEASTLLRQHVTEQIGAIARPREIFVVAELPKTRSGKIMRRLLQDIAEGREIGDTTTLTDVNVVQSIRGTLD from the coding sequence ATGTCAGAAACCTCGATCGACAGCCTCCTGCACGAAGACCGCCGCTTCCCGCCGAGCCCCGAGTTCGCCGCGGCGGCCGTGGCGAAGCCCGAACTCTACGACGAAGCGCGCGCCGACCGCCTCGAATTCTGGGCCGACCGCGCCCGCGAGCTGCACTGGCACCGCCCGTTCACCGAGACCCTCGACTGGTCGAACCCGCCCTTCGCGCGCTGGTTCGCCGATGGCGAGCTCAACGTGGCGTACAACTGCCTCGACCGGCACGTGCTCGCGGGCAACGGCGACCGCGTGGCCATTCATTGGGAGGGCGAGCCCGGCGACACGCGCACACTCACCTACGCCGAGCTCACACGCGAGGTGAAGCGGGCGGCGAACATGCTCGCCGCCCTCGGCGTGTCGCGCGGCGACCGGGTCGTGATCTATCTGCCGGTGATTCCCGAGGCTGTCATCGCCATGCTCGCGGTGGCGCGCCTGGGCGCGATCCACTCCGTCATCTTCGGCGGCTTCAGTGCCGAGAGCATCAGGGCCCGTGTCGAGGATGCTGATGCCTCGCTCGTCATCACCGCCGACGGCGGCTGGCGCAAGGGCCGGGTCTTCCCGCTCAAGCAGGCCGTCGACTCGGCCCTCGCGGCCGCGGAGTCGAGCGTCGAGCGGGTGCTCGTCGTGCGACGCGGCGACAACGAGGTCGAGTGGACCGAGGGTCGCGACCTGTGGTGGCACGAGCAGCTCGAGGGCGTTTCGGACGCGCACGAGGCCGAGGGCTTCGAGGCCGAGAACCCGCTGTTCATCCTGTACACGAGCGGCACGACCGGCAAGCCCAAGGGAATCCTGCACACGAGCGGCGGCTACCTGACGCAGGCGGCGTTCACCCACAAGAACGTGTTCGACCTGAAGCCCGAGACCGACGTCTACTGGTGCACGGCCGACGTCGGCTGGATCACCGGCCACAGCTACGTCGTTTACGGCCCGCTCGCCAACGGCGCCACGCAGGTGCTCTACGAGGGCACTCCCGACACGCCGCACCCGGGCCGATGGTGGGAGCTCATCGAGAAGTACCAGGTGAGCATCTTCTACACCGCGCCCACGGCCATCCGATCGTTCATGAAGCTCGGGCGCGAGATCCCCCAGTCCTTCAACCTCTCGAGCCTGCGCGTGCTCGGCTCGGTCGGCGAGCCCATCAACCCCGAGGCGTGGGTCTGGTACCGCGAGATCATCGGCGGCGGCCTCACCCCCATCGTCGACACCTGGTGGCAGACCGAGACGGGTGCGATCATGATCAGCGCCCTGCCGGGCATCACCGTGGCGAAGCCCGGCTCGGCGCAGGTGCCGATCCCCGGCATCAGCGTCGACGTGCTCGACGAGGCCAGCGTGCACGTGGGCAAGGAGGCCGGCGGCCTGCTCGTCATCACCGAGCCGTGGCCGAGCATGCTGCGCGGCATCTGGGGCGACCCCGACCGGTTCCGCGACACCTACTGGTCGAAGTTCGCCGACGCGCCGAACGGTCCGCTCTACTTCGCGGGCGACGGCGCGCACCTCGACGCCGACGGCGACGTGCAGCTGCTGGGCCGCGTCGATGACGTCATGAACGTCTCGGGCCACCGCCTCTCGACGATGGAGATCGAGTCGGCGCTCGTCTCGCACCCCATCGTCGCCGAGGCGGCCGTCGTGGGCGCGAGCGATGACACCACCGGCCAGGCCGTGGTCGCCTTCGTCATCCTGCGCGCCAAGAAGGCCGCATCGGTCACCGCGACCGAGGCGAGCACCCTGCTGCGCCAGCACGTCACCGAGCAGATCGGCGCGATCGCGCGGCCGCGCGAGATCTTCGTGGTCGCCGAGCTGCCCAAGACGCGCTCGGGCAAGATCATGCGCCGACTGCTGCAAGACATCGCCGAGGGGCGCGAGATCGGCGACACGACGACGCTCACCGACGTCAACGTCGTGCAGTCGATCCGCGGCACGCTCGACTAG
- a CDS encoding CpaF family protein, with translation MQPFVPRDPRLPATAPPSGQAGTPSIESSAAPPTLRHDASRERPIPAAARSALGPLAAIVADPAATDVFVTADGRVRVDTGSGAEAVPGLRFEPAAARELAVGLIAVGGRHVDEATPCADVRLGDGMRVHVALPPIAWAGTAISVRLPRVERVTLATAGLDPSIESALREALERRRTVLFTGATGSGKTTLLAAWLSEALTTDRIVMIEDVAEAPIAHPHVVSLECRQPNMEGAGGVDLARLVREALRMRPDRLVVGECRGAEIREFLAALNTGHRGGAGTLHANSLVDVPSRLEAIGMIAGLAPEALARQVLSGIDLVVHLERDRAGGRRAGLGRFGLDARERLVVEPAGEPS, from the coding sequence GTGCAGCCCTTCGTGCCTCGCGACCCGCGCCTGCCGGCGACCGCGCCGCCGAGTGGGCAGGCCGGCACACCCTCGATCGAGTCATCGGCTGCGCCGCCGACCCTCCGGCACGATGCGTCGCGCGAGCGGCCCATCCCCGCTGCGGCGCGCAGCGCGCTCGGGCCGCTCGCCGCGATCGTCGCCGACCCCGCGGCGACCGACGTCTTCGTCACGGCCGACGGCCGCGTGCGGGTCGATACGGGCTCGGGCGCCGAGGCCGTACCCGGCCTGCGCTTCGAGCCCGCTGCTGCCCGCGAGCTCGCGGTCGGACTCATCGCCGTGGGAGGCCGTCACGTCGACGAGGCGACGCCGTGCGCCGACGTGCGCCTCGGCGACGGCATGCGCGTGCACGTGGCGCTGCCGCCGATCGCCTGGGCCGGCACGGCCATCTCGGTGCGCCTGCCCCGCGTCGAGCGGGTGACGCTCGCGACCGCGGGTCTCGACCCCTCGATCGAGTCCGCGCTGCGCGAAGCGCTCGAGCGCCGCCGCACGGTGCTGTTCACCGGGGCGACGGGCAGCGGCAAGACGACCCTGCTCGCCGCCTGGCTGAGCGAGGCGCTCACCACCGACCGCATCGTGATGATCGAAGACGTCGCCGAGGCTCCGATCGCGCATCCCCACGTCGTCTCACTCGAGTGCCGGCAGCCGAACATGGAGGGCGCGGGCGGGGTCGACCTCGCCCGGCTCGTGCGCGAGGCGCTGCGCATGCGCCCCGACCGGCTCGTCGTGGGGGAGTGCCGCGGCGCCGAGATCCGCGAGTTCCTCGCCGCGCTCAACACCGGCCACCGCGGAGGCGCCGGAACCCTGCACGCCAACTCGCTCGTCGACGTGCCGAGCCGGCTGGAGGCCATCGGCATGATCGCGGGGCTGGCGCCCGAGGCGCTCGCTCGCCAGGTGCTCAGTGGCATCGACCTCGTCGTGCACCTCGAGCGGGACCGGGCGGGAGGGCGACGCGCGGGGCTCGGCCGGTTCGGGCTCGACGCGCGCGAGCGACTGGTCGTCGAACCCGCCGGCGAACCGTCATGA